The Thermovibrio guaymasensis genomic interval GGTGCCTTGAAGCTTACGCTTCATCGTACGGCCTTGAAAGGCACTACTTCCTCCTAACTGGAAAACAGAAGAGCTCGTTTGAAATAATAGAGGAAGCAAGGAAAGGTAAAGAAGGAGCTCTAGGAGCCCTTAAAGAGCTTTCTAAATACCTCTCTGTTGGAATAACAAACCTCCTCCACACCTTTAACCCTGATAGGTTAGCTCTTTCTGGTGGTATAGTTGCAAACTTCCCAGAAATTGTTGACTGGTGTAAAGAGGAAATTGAAAGAAGAAGCTTTAAACCTACCCTTTCAGGATTTAAGCTGGTAAATACCGAGCTTGGTGAGTTCAGCGGAGCGATAGGTGCCTTCTTTTTCCCTTACTGATAAAATTGGGTAAAAAGGATAGGAGGTAGAAGGTGCCTGTTGCTTTCATTTTTCCCGGTCAGGGTTCACAGTACACCGGAATGGGAAGGGAAATCTACGAGGCTTTTCCTGAGGCCAGAGAGGTCTTTGAGGAAGCCTCTGAAGGAGCCAAGGTAAATATAAAAAGGCTATGTTTTGAAGCTCCTGAGGAGGAGTTGACGTTAACTTACAACGCCCAACCTGCAATATTTACTGTAAGCATGGCGGTTTTAAGGGTTTTAAAGAGCAACGGCTTTAGTGAAAAGCCTATTCTGGTTGCAGGCCACTCACTAGGCGAATTTTCAGCTGCAGGAGCTGCAGGAGTCTTCAGCGTTGCTGAAGGAGCTCTCCTCGTTAGGAAGAGAGGAGAGTTCATGCAGGAGGCAGTTCCAGTAGGAAAGGGAGGAATGAGTGCAGTTATAGGACTTCCTGCAGAGGAAATTGAAAAAATTCTAAATGAGGTTAAAGCAGGATTCATTCAAGTTGCAAATTACAACGCTCCAGAGCAGACAGTCATATCTGGGGAGATACCCGCCTTGGAGGAAGCCGAAAGGAAGTTAAAGGAAGCCGGAGCTAAGAGGGTAATAAGACTTCCAGTATCGGCTCCGTTTCACTCAAAACTCATGGAACCTGCAGCAGTTAGGCTACGGGAGCTAATGGAGGAAGTTGAGTTTAAGAAGGCTGAAATCCCTATTCTTAACAATGCAGACGTTAAACTAATTGAAAGCCCCCAAGACGTTAAAGACTCTTTCTACAGGCAGGTCTTCTCGCCCGTTAGGTGGGTTGAGGACGTAAGGAAGATGAAGGAACTTGGGGTTAACAGGGTCTACGAGATTGGACCAAAGAACGTACTAAAGGGACTCATTAGGAAAATTGATAGGGAAATTGAAGTTATAAACGTTGAAAAACCCAAAGACATTGAAAAACTTCTAAGTAGCTAGGATTTAAGGAATGGAACCCAAAATTCCAGAAAAAGTCTATCCTATCTTAAAGGCTAGGTATTTGAGACCGGGGGAAACTCCCCGGGAAATGTTTGAAAGGGTTGCAAGGGCTGTTTCCCAGGCGGAGCTCCTATTCGGCCCAGCTTCAAAGGCAAGGGAGTGGGAGGAGAAGTTCTTTGAGGTAATGGTTAACCTGGAATTCCTTCCAAACTCACCAACTCTGATGAATGCAGGGACTCCCCTTGGACAGCTTGCGGCCTGTTTCGTCCTTCCGATTGGGGATTCAATTGAGGAGATCTTTAACTCACTTTCCTTAATGGCAAAAATTCAGAAGACCGGGGGAGGAACGGGCTTCTCTTTCAGCCACTTAAGACCAAAAGGAGATTTAGTAAGGACAACAAACGGAAGAGCTTCGGGCCCAGTTTCCTTCATGAAGGTCTTTGACTGCACAACAGATTCTATAAAGCAGGGGGGGAAGAGGAGAGGCGCAAACATGGGAGTCCTCTCAGTTAACCACCCCGACATTGAGGAGTTTATAACCTGCAAGAGGGATAAGAGGAGCTTTCAGAACTTCAACATATCGGTTTCGTGTCCCGACTCCTTCTTTGAAGAGGTTAAAAGGAACGGAGAGGTTGAGCTTATAAACCCTAGGGACGGTAAAGTCTGGAGGAGGGTAAGTGCAAGGGAGCTCTTTAATTTGATCGCCGAGTCGGCGTGGGACTCTGGAGACCCTGGAATTCTGTACATTGATGAAATTAATAGGCACAACCCTACACCAGAAATCGGAATGATTGAAGCCACAAATCCGTGTGGGGAAGTTCCTCTCCTACCTTACGAAGAGTGCAACTTAGGTTCTATAAACCTATCAAAGCTGGTAAAGAACGGGAAAGTTGACTGGGAAAAGTTAAGAAAGCTTGTTGAAGTTGGAGTAAGGTTCCTTGACTGCGTAATAGACGTTAATAGGTACCCCGACCCGAGAATTGAGAAGATGGCGAAGGGGAACAGGAAAATCGGCCTTGGAGTAATGGGATGGGCGGAGCTCCTAATTGCCCTCAAAATCCCATACAACTCAGAAGAAGCTCTAAAGCTTGCAGATGAACTAATGGGTTTTATTAACAGAGTTGCATTTGAAACTTCCTGTAAGCTCGCAGAGGAAAAGGGAAGCTTTCCAAACATAGAAAAGAGTATCTATAGGGGAAAGAGGGTAAGAAACGCCACAAGAACGAGCATTGCCCCAACCGGAACGATCAGCATGATAGCTGGGACAACTCCAAGCATTGAACCTCTATTTGCCATAGCTTACGTAAAGAGAGTCCTTAACGGGAAACCTGTAATTACAGTTGATCCCTTTTTCTTAAAGTACGCCGGCCACCTTTTAACTAAAGAGGAAATTATAGAAGTCGTAAGGACTGGAAGTATCCAAGGGATAGGTAGAATTCCTGAGGAAATAAAAAGAATTTTCGTAACCGCCCTTAATATCCCCCCTGAGTGGCACGTTAAAGTTCAGGCTGTTTTCCAAAAGCACGTTGACAACTCGGTATCAAAGACGGTTAACATGAGAAAAGATGCAACTGTTGAAGACGTTAAAAAAGTCTTCATGCTCGGATACAAACTAAAGCTAAAGGGAATTACTATCTTTAGGCAGGGGTCAAAGGAAGGAGCAATAGAGTTTGGGATAAAAGAGGGGATAAAGCCAGAAGACTTAATAAAGTTTCCTCCCTGTAGCTGTGAAAGGTAGGAGGTAAAATGAAAAAAATAATGAGCACACTCTTCCTTTCCCTTTTTATCTCTTCCTGTGGAGGAGGAGGAAGCGGTAGTTCCTCAGGAAACTATACTGTTGAGGGAAAGTTCATATCTAGCTACGTTCAGGGACTAAAGGTATGTACTAAGGACATGAAATACTGCACACAAACTGATAGATACGGAAATTTCTCAATCAAAAGTACAAGTAAAACTCCAGAAGTTGTCTTCTTCATAAGGGACGTTGAGCTGGGAGAATACTCTCTTAAAGAAAACGGAGAAACAGTTACACCCTTTAAGCTCTCCAAGGATAACCAAGTAGGAGATGCTATAGCAAAAATAATTCACGCCCTTGGGAACGACACAGATGGAACTAAAGAGTTAATAGACCTATCTAACATCAAGGTTGAAGCTAACCCGAATATTGAATCAATTTTATCTGCAGTTGAGAGTAAGGAGGACTTTACTCTAAACGTAAATGGAGGAAATTATTTAGTAAAAGTCTCCTTTCCTGAAGGGAAACCTCAGGTTGAACTGTGTAAAGAAGGTAAGTGCACTCCCGTTAACTATAGGCAGTGGTTAGTACTGATTTTAATGGCTGCAGATAACGACTTAAATAAATATGCTTACGACGACCTAGATGAAATATCTCAAGTTAAGTTCAACCCGCAAGTTAAAGTTATAGCTGTAGCAGACCTGTACGGTCGAAGTGGAACTATAGTAGGAGAATCATCAGAAGAAACCGGGGAATTTGAAACGTACCAGTCTTCTAACGAACTTAACACCGGCTCAGGGTACACAGTTAGAGAGATAGTTAAAACCTACGAAGATAAATATCCTTCACCAAAAGTTGCTCTGATATTCTGGGACCACGGAGACGGATGGAGAAGTTCAAGATTTGCAGCAATTGATAAAACAGACAACAGTTACCTCTTTATGTACAGGTTAGTTAACGCTCTAAAGGAGCTTCAGAGGGAAGGTTACAAAGTTAACTTCATAGGTTTTGACGAGTGTTTAATGGGAATGGAGGAAGTCTTTTTTGACGTTGGGCAGTTTTCAGACGCAGTTGTAGCCTCAGAAGCCCTTGAACCTGGTGCAGGCTGGAACTATACCTACTTATTTAGAAAAATCGTTGAAAACCCATCTGTAGACTCTTACCAGTTTGGGAAATTGGTCGTAGATGCTTACAGGGAAGCTTATAGAAATCAAGATCAAAAAACGATAATTCTTCTAAGTAAAGAAGAGATTGAAAAGTTAACAAGTGCAATTAATAAGCTCTACTACAGGCTAAGTACTGAAAACTTTCAGTATTTCTATCAGGCAAGGGAAAACTCAGTAGTAGTTTCCGACAACCAAAATCAAACCCTCTACCACGTAGACCTTTACTCATTTGCAAACCAACTAAAAGATAAGTTTTCAGAAGCTCAGGAGATTACTTCAATAATAGAAAACGCATATAAGTTCTTAAATGATCCCAATTTAAAAGGAATCTCAATCTACTTTCCCCCAACTTCAGAATCCGACGATTCATATCCTTGCTATTTGCTAGATAGACCGAGTACAGAAGTAATCTGCTTTGAAGATCCCGATTACTACAACCCGTTTGCAGTTAACCTCTGGGACGATTTTCTAACTAAATACTATTACCTGCTGGAGGATAAGTGAGGACCATCTCGGTTATAGGCCTAGTAACTATCTTTCTTTTCTCCTCCTGCGCTTCAGTAAAGGTAAGTGGAGAGACAAGAGTTAGATTGATGAAAATTGGAACAATTGAGAGAAACTGTGAAAGCCTTAAAGGGAAGAAGGTAGTGATAAGGGCAAAGTTTATGGGATGGAACTGCCCAAAGGACTGCAAAAACCCTGGAATAACGCGCTCAGATACCTGTTTTGTTGACTCAACTGGATGTATCTACGCAGAGGGTTTGGCAGGGGATCTTTTAACAGAAAGGGGAAAGGAATACTTGGTTAAAGCTATAGTAATGAAGGGGAAAAATACTTGTTACTTAAAGGTTTTAGGTAAAGATGAGGTTAGGTGAATTTGAACTTATAGAAAGACTCTTAAAGGAGCTCCCCCTTCCCTCAAAAGAGGTAGTTGTACCTGCAGGTGACGATACTGCCGTAGTTGAAATTGGAAAAGGGAAGTATCAGCTATTAACAACAGATGCCCTTGTAGAGGGAAGCCACTTTAAACTTAAGTGGAAAGAAGTTTTAGAGGATCTCTTCTTCCTACTTGGGAAGAAGCTGGTAAACGTGTGTGCTAGTGATGTTGCCTCAATGGGAGGGATTCCCAAGTTAGCCCTGATAAACTTAGGAACTCCAAAAGAAATTGGAGAAAAATGCTTAATTGAGATCTATAGAGGGATAGGTAAAGCGGCAGAGGAACTCAAAATAAGCGTAATTGGAGGAGACACGGTAAAGTCTAAAACTCTCTTTTTTGACATGGCTCTCATAGGGGAGAGCTCCGGCTTTATGCTTAGAAGTTGTGCAAGACCGGGAGATTTGGTAGGAGTTACCGGAACTTTTGGTGATAGTAGAGGGGGACTGGAGCTTCTTAGTAGAGGAAAGATCAGCCCAAAGTACTTAATAAATAGATTTCTATCACCGCAGGCTAGGATAAGGGAAGGGAAAGAAGCACTAAAGTTAGGAGTAAAGTGTGGAACAGACGTTAGCGACGGCCTTCTATTTAACATCTGGACTATTTCAGCTAGCTCCAGAGTAAGAATTGATGTTGAAAGAGAAAAGATACCGATATCTCAAGAACTAATAGATACATTTGGAAGAGAAAAAGCTTTAGAGTTTGCACTCTACGGAGGAGAGGACTATGAGCTGGTAATAACTTTTCCGGAAAAATTAACCGCAAAGTTGGAAGAACTGGGATTTAAAGTTATCGGAGAAGTTAAGAAAGGTAGTGGTGTCTTCCTTGACGGTAAAAAGGTAAAAGTTTCAGGTTACGATCACTTTAAGGAGGAAAAATGAACATAGTTGATTCAATAATCCTCGGAGTCGTTGAGGGAATAACGGAGTTCCTACCTATATCTTCAACCGGACATATGATACTCGTAAGTAAACTCCTCGGCCTTCAGCAGAACTCTTTTGAAAAAATCTTTGAAATAGTAATTCAACTCGGAGCCATACTGGCAGTTGTCTTTATCTATAAAGATAGGTTAATAAAGAGCATTGAACTGTGGAAAAAGCTCTTAGCTGCATTTATCCCTACAGGAATACTGGGACTCCTATTTCACAAATTCATAGAGGAAAAGCTCTTTAATCCTTTCGTAGTCAGCGTTATGCTCATAGTATGGGGTATCGTCTTCATAGTGGTGGAACTCCTCTACAAAGAGAAAGAACATCACTTGAAAGATCCTGAAAAGATAAGTTACTTAAAAGCAATAGGTATAGGCCTGTTCCAGTCCTTAGCAATGATCCCGGGAACTTCACGCTCGGGATCAACTATAATTGGAGGAATGCTTTTAGGAATGAAAAGGACCGCAGCAACCGAGTTTTCATTCTTACTTGCAATTCCTACAATGTTGGCAGCAACCGGATTTGAACTTATGAAGAACTTCCACTCTATAAACGCTAATAACAGTATAATGCTCTTAGTTGGCTTCTTAACTGCTCTTATCTCAGCATTTTTAGCAGTTAAGTGGCTCCTAAACTACATAAAGAATCACACGTTTATACCTTTTGGAATTTATAGAATATTAGTAGGAATTACTTTCCTGCTCTTTTTTCTATAGGGAGGAAATATGGCTGTAAGCATGCTTCAACTCCTTAAAGAGGTTGTTGAGAGAAAAGCTTCAGATCTCCACATAGCACCTGGAAGTCCACCGAGAATCAGGATTTTAGGAGATCTTGTCCCTCTAACAGAGTATGGAGTCCTCAGCGCAACCGATACAAAAAACTTAATATACAGTGTTTTAACCGACGCACAGAAAAAAAAGTTAGAGGAAGAGTTAGAACTTGACTTTTCGTTTGGTATAAAAAACATTGCAAGGTTTAGAGGAAACGCATACTTCCAGAGACAAAGCTTAGCAGCTGCTTTTAGGTTAATTCCCTTTGAAATTCCAGACTTTGACTCCTTAGGACTTCCTCCAGTAGTAAAAAACTTTGCCCACAAGGATAAGGGATTAGTTTTGGTAACAGGACCTACCGGCTCTGGTAAGTCAACTACTTTGGCATCCCTTATAAAGATCATTAACGATACCTATCCTTATCACATAATAACGATAGAAGATCCTATAGAGTTCGTGTATAACCACAATAAATCCTTAATTACACAAAGAGAACTGGGTAGTGATACTAAGAGCTTTGCAAGGGCGCTAAGGGCTTCCCTACGTGAAGATCCCGATGTTATCCTCGTCGGTGAGATGAGAGACCCTGAAACAATCGAAGCTGCCCTTACAGCGGCCGAAACTGGACACCTGGTCTTTTCAACCCTCCACACAAACTCAACGATTGAAACGATCAACCGTATAGTTGACGTTTTTCCTGCCGAAAAGCAATCACAGATAAGAACTCAGTTATCCTTCGTTTTAGTCGGAGCAGTTGCTCAGAAACTCCTCAAGAGGAAGGACGGAAGGGGAAGGGTAGCTGCTGCGGAAGTCTTCATTCCAACCCCAGCAATTAGGAACCTAATAAGGGAAAACAAACTTCACCAGATTTACTCTATGATGCAGACAGGACAGGCTTCAACGGGAATGATTACGATGAACCAAAGCCTTGCAAAGCTTTGTGTAGAAGGTATAATAGATATAGAGGAAGCTAAGAAGGTCTCTCCAGACGTTAAAGAACTGGAAACCCTTATAAGAGCTTATTCAACTTAGGTAAAAATGATGGCTATTTATAAGTACGTGGGAAGAGACGTCCTTGACAGGAGAAAAAGAGGAGTTATTGAAGCTGATAACCCTGAAATTGCAAGGGAAATTCTCCTTGGAAGGGGGGTAGTTGTAATTGAAAAGCTAACTGAGGATAGATCTATCTTAAACAAGGAACTCTCTGTACCCTTCTTAAA includes:
- the fabD gene encoding ACP S-malonyltransferase, with the translated sequence MPVAFIFPGQGSQYTGMGREIYEAFPEAREVFEEASEGAKVNIKRLCFEAPEEELTLTYNAQPAIFTVSMAVLRVLKSNGFSEKPILVAGHSLGEFSAAGAAGVFSVAEGALLVRKRGEFMQEAVPVGKGGMSAVIGLPAEEIEKILNEVKAGFIQVANYNAPEQTVISGEIPALEEAERKLKEAGAKRVIRLPVSAPFHSKLMEPAAVRLRELMEEVEFKKAEIPILNNADVKLIESPQDVKDSFYRQVFSPVRWVEDVRKMKELGVNRVYEIGPKNVLKGLIRKIDREIEVINVEKPKDIEKLLSS
- a CDS encoding adenosylcobalamin-dependent ribonucleoside-diphosphate reductase, which gives rise to MFERVARAVSQAELLFGPASKAREWEEKFFEVMVNLEFLPNSPTLMNAGTPLGQLAACFVLPIGDSIEEIFNSLSLMAKIQKTGGGTGFSFSHLRPKGDLVRTTNGRASGPVSFMKVFDCTTDSIKQGGKRRGANMGVLSVNHPDIEEFITCKRDKRSFQNFNISVSCPDSFFEEVKRNGEVELINPRDGKVWRRVSARELFNLIAESAWDSGDPGILYIDEINRHNPTPEIGMIEATNPCGEVPLLPYEECNLGSINLSKLVKNGKVDWEKLRKLVEVGVRFLDCVIDVNRYPDPRIEKMAKGNRKIGLGVMGWAELLIALKIPYNSEEALKLADELMGFINRVAFETSCKLAEEKGSFPNIEKSIYRGKRVRNATRTSIAPTGTISMIAGTTPSIEPLFAIAYVKRVLNGKPVITVDPFFLKYAGHLLTKEEIIEVVRTGSIQGIGRIPEEIKRIFVTALNIPPEWHVKVQAVFQKHVDNSVSKTVNMRKDATVEDVKKVFMLGYKLKLKGITIFRQGSKEGAIEFGIKEGIKPEDLIKFPPCSCER
- a CDS encoding clostripain-related cysteine peptidase, coding for MKKIMSTLFLSLFISSCGGGGSGSSSGNYTVEGKFISSYVQGLKVCTKDMKYCTQTDRYGNFSIKSTSKTPEVVFFIRDVELGEYSLKENGETVTPFKLSKDNQVGDAIAKIIHALGNDTDGTKELIDLSNIKVEANPNIESILSAVESKEDFTLNVNGGNYLVKVSFPEGKPQVELCKEGKCTPVNYRQWLVLILMAADNDLNKYAYDDLDEISQVKFNPQVKVIAVADLYGRSGTIVGESSEETGEFETYQSSNELNTGSGYTVREIVKTYEDKYPSPKVALIFWDHGDGWRSSRFAAIDKTDNSYLFMYRLVNALKELQREGYKVNFIGFDECLMGMEEVFFDVGQFSDAVVASEALEPGAGWNYTYLFRKIVENPSVDSYQFGKLVVDAYREAYRNQDQKTIILLSKEEIEKLTSAINKLYYRLSTENFQYFYQARENSVVVSDNQNQTLYHVDLYSFANQLKDKFSEAQEITSIIENAYKFLNDPNLKGISIYFPPTSESDDSYPCYLLDRPSTEVICFEDPDYYNPFAVNLWDDFLTKYYYLLEDK
- the thiL gene encoding thiamine-phosphate kinase, whose protein sequence is MRLGEFELIERLLKELPLPSKEVVVPAGDDTAVVEIGKGKYQLLTTDALVEGSHFKLKWKEVLEDLFFLLGKKLVNVCASDVASMGGIPKLALINLGTPKEIGEKCLIEIYRGIGKAAEELKISVIGGDTVKSKTLFFDMALIGESSGFMLRSCARPGDLVGVTGTFGDSRGGLELLSRGKISPKYLINRFLSPQARIREGKEALKLGVKCGTDVSDGLLFNIWTISASSRVRIDVEREKIPISQELIDTFGREKALEFALYGGEDYELVITFPEKLTAKLEELGFKVIGEVKKGSGVFLDGKKVKVSGYDHFKEEK
- a CDS encoding undecaprenyl-diphosphate phosphatase produces the protein MNIVDSIILGVVEGITEFLPISSTGHMILVSKLLGLQQNSFEKIFEIVIQLGAILAVVFIYKDRLIKSIELWKKLLAAFIPTGILGLLFHKFIEEKLFNPFVVSVMLIVWGIVFIVVELLYKEKEHHLKDPEKISYLKAIGIGLFQSLAMIPGTSRSGSTIIGGMLLGMKRTAATEFSFLLAIPTMLAATGFELMKNFHSINANNSIMLLVGFLTALISAFLAVKWLLNYIKNHTFIPFGIYRILVGITFLLFFL
- a CDS encoding type IV pilus twitching motility protein PilT, whose protein sequence is MAVSMLQLLKEVVERKASDLHIAPGSPPRIRILGDLVPLTEYGVLSATDTKNLIYSVLTDAQKKKLEEELELDFSFGIKNIARFRGNAYFQRQSLAAAFRLIPFEIPDFDSLGLPPVVKNFAHKDKGLVLVTGPTGSGKSTTLASLIKIINDTYPYHIITIEDPIEFVYNHNKSLITQRELGSDTKSFARALRASLREDPDVILVGEMRDPETIEAALTAAETGHLVFSTLHTNSTIETINRIVDVFPAEKQSQIRTQLSFVLVGAVAQKLLKRKDGRGRVAAAEVFIPTPAIRNLIRENKLHQIYSMMQTGQASTGMITMNQSLAKLCVEGIIDIEEAKKVSPDVKELETLIRAYST